Proteins encoded together in one Anopheles darlingi chromosome 3, idAnoDarlMG_H_01, whole genome shotgun sequence window:
- the LOC125953500 gene encoding trypsin-3-like: protein MKETVKFILLALVFWGAHLAKAQQEDGDVESTDTTEFDEQNGTNHTSGGNRVGRIMGGVRGSSANKAYSVLMTLYGTSTVYTAGAIISNTEILTSASALKSAGTVTKFSIAAGIGTSMYQVVYVTYKSHEFQPGFDSATLANDVAIITINETFAGVANVQTIAIATTEIAVSTTTRTTCVVVGRGQMPNTAASGTMDQTDYELLTDQECTSAFNQAQPSSILCARSVSGYACNVDSGAPLVCNGQLYGILTLQTGCTPSTPKIQKFAKLAVIRIPWNTPTISTPPRKNYVSCT, encoded by the exons ATGAAAGAAACCGTGAAGTTCAtcttgttggcgttggtgttCTGGGGAGCACATTTGGCGAAGGCTCAACAGGAGGATGGTGATGTAGAATCCACTGATACTACTGAATTTGACGAGCAGAATGGAACCAACCATACATCAGGCGGCAACAGAGTTGGTCGTATTATGGGTGGGGTGCGCGGATCTAGTGCAAACAAAGCTTACTCTGTGTTAATGACTCTATACGGTACCAGCACGGTTTACACCGCTGGCGCTATCATTAGCAATACTGAGATTCTCACCTCAGCATCCGCCCTGAAAAGCGCCGGCACTGTAACGAAG TTTTCTATTGCGGCTGGTATTGGTACCTCAATGTACCAAGTAGTATATGTCACTTATAAAAGCCACGAATTCCAACCTGGCTTCGATTCGGCTACTCTAGCGAACGATGTGGCTATTATAACGATTAACGAAACCTTCGCTGGAGTAGCGAACGTGCAAACCATTGCCATAGCGACCACAGAGATTGCGGTATCTACCACGACTCGCACAACATGTGTGGTAGTTGGACGGGGCCAAATGCCCAATACTGCCGCAAGTGGTACTATGGACCAAACCGATTACGAACTGCTTACTGATCAGGAATGTACATCAGCATTTAATCAAGCCCAACCTTCCTC AATACTATGTGCACGATCGGTGAGTGGTTATGCTTGCAATGTTGACAGCGGTGCTCCGCTGGTCTGTAACGGTCAGCTGTACGGGATACTTACACTCCAAACAGGTTgcaccccttccacccccaAAATTCAAAAGTTTGCTAAGCTAGCGGTCATTAGAATTCCTTGGAACACTCCTACCATATCGACCCCACCCAGGAAAAATTACGTATCTTGCACTTGA